A region from the Blastocatellia bacterium genome encodes:
- the waaC gene encoding lipopolysaccharide heptosyltransferase I produces MKILIVKLSSLGDIIHTLPAVAWVRRARPEAEIAWIVERPFAELLEGSPVLDRLITVDTRRWRRALGSPATWREIRAMGSDLRRQSFDLAFDFQGLIKSGVIAALSGAPRRIGRETAALKEPASRFFLTEQVPVLSSEHVIDQHLQLVRSAFGQGASVGDAGAGSGYEFPLFISERDREFVQDSLRAVGIREFVVLAPGGGWAAKRWPPICFAEIADFLHEAYGLASVIPIGPAEENLAAEIVRGCRRARPLVLPCSLKQLAALCDRARLFLGGDTGPLHLAAARATPLVALYGPTSARRNGPFDPRDEVVEQSLDQGYRYYSRRADPTSMLQIPVESVKQAIERRLALTASGTELRWQTR; encoded by the coding sequence GTGAAGATTCTCATCGTCAAGCTCAGTTCGCTCGGTGACATCATTCACACGCTTCCGGCGGTGGCCTGGGTGCGGCGCGCGCGTCCCGAGGCCGAGATCGCATGGATCGTTGAACGTCCGTTTGCCGAGCTGCTTGAGGGAAGCCCCGTCCTGGATCGGCTCATCACGGTGGATACGCGGCGGTGGCGACGGGCTCTCGGAAGCCCCGCCACCTGGCGAGAAATTCGCGCAATGGGGAGCGATCTCCGCCGCCAGTCTTTCGATCTCGCCTTCGATTTCCAGGGATTGATCAAGTCGGGCGTCATCGCCGCTCTTTCGGGCGCACCCCGGCGCATCGGGCGGGAGACGGCAGCCCTGAAAGAACCGGCCAGCCGGTTCTTTCTCACCGAGCAGGTGCCGGTGTTGTCGTCCGAGCATGTGATTGATCAGCACCTTCAACTCGTTCGCTCGGCCTTCGGCCAGGGAGCATCGGTGGGAGACGCGGGCGCGGGTTCGGGCTATGAGTTCCCTCTCTTCATTTCCGAGCGAGATCGGGAGTTCGTCCAGGACAGCTTGCGCGCGGTGGGAATCCGCGAGTTTGTGGTGCTCGCTCCCGGAGGCGGATGGGCGGCCAAGCGGTGGCCTCCGATATGTTTCGCCGAGATCGCCGATTTCCTCCATGAAGCCTACGGGCTGGCGAGCGTGATCCCGATCGGCCCGGCAGAAGAGAACCTGGCTGCAGAAATCGTCCGTGGGTGTCGGCGGGCACGTCCGCTCGTTCTGCCCTGTTCGCTCAAGCAACTGGCGGCGCTTTGCGACCGCGCGCGATTGTTCCTCGGCGGAGATACCGGACCGCTTCATCTGGCGGCAGCACGGGCAACGCCGCTTGTGGCTCTTTACGGTCCAACGTCGGCGCGGCGCAACGGGCCCTTTGACCCTCGGGACGAGGTGGTTGAGCAGTCGCTCGACCAGGGCTATCGCTATTACAGCCGCCGTGCCGACCCCACCTCCATGCTGCAAATTCCCGTCGAATCGGTGAAACAGGCCATCGAGCGGAGGCTGGCACTCACTGCCTCCGGCACGGAGCTGCGATGGCAGACTCGCTGA
- a CDS encoding DUF3108 domain-containing protein, whose product MSGARHSGSVRLRSRIGWGLIVLLVIVGSRPGRPSSSLQQTGPSEATARIPKTLPFSPGEKLVYQVRYSKFIISATVGKLTFTFDLSQEKPLTRHYHIRAEARSEGVLLALLGITVEDLFESFVDIETFGVVRTRKNLAEGKTRLFQLAVFDRENQRVTFVVRDLTRPDEPPKVGEKPTRDWVQDIVSATYYVRSQPLVPNTSFVFPLSDEGETFDLEVKVFPPEEVETPLGRIKALRLEPQVFGEGRLIKREGEMVVWVTEDERHVPVAARLRTGFGTVTAQLIEGYKPPLQEPSKEPDT is encoded by the coding sequence ATGAGTGGTGCGCGGCACTCGGGATCGGTCAGGCTGCGCTCCCGCATCGGCTGGGGGTTGATCGTTCTGTTGGTGATTGTTGGTTCCCGCCCGGGAAGACCCTCAAGCAGTCTCCAGCAAACGGGGCCGTCGGAAGCGACCGCGAGAATCCCCAAGACCCTGCCGTTTTCTCCCGGAGAGAAACTCGTCTATCAGGTGCGCTACTCGAAGTTCATTATCTCGGCGACCGTCGGGAAGCTGACCTTCACTTTCGATCTCTCCCAGGAGAAACCGCTGACCAGGCATTATCACATTCGGGCCGAAGCCCGCTCGGAAGGCGTCCTGCTGGCCCTGCTCGGCATCACCGTCGAAGACCTTTTCGAGTCGTTTGTAGATATCGAGACGTTCGGCGTGGTACGCACGCGCAAAAATCTCGCCGAGGGTAAGACGAGACTGTTTCAGTTGGCCGTTTTCGATCGGGAGAATCAACGCGTTACCTTCGTCGTGCGGGATTTGACCCGGCCGGATGAACCGCCGAAAGTCGGCGAGAAGCCGACGCGAGATTGGGTTCAGGACATCGTCTCGGCCACCTATTACGTGCGGAGTCAGCCGCTCGTCCCCAACACGTCGTTTGTCTTCCCCTTGAGCGACGAAGGGGAGACCTTCGATCTGGAGGTGAAGGTGTTTCCGCCGGAAGAAGTGGAAACGCCGCTCGGTCGCATCAAAGCCCTGCGGCTGGAACCGCAGGTGTTCGGTGAGGGGCGACTCATCAAGCGAGAGGGCGAGATGGTCGTGTGGGTGACCGAAGACGAGCGACACGTTCCCGTGGCCGCGCGACTCCGCACCGGCTTCGGAACCGTCACGGCGCAACTCATCGAAGGCTATAAACCACCCCTTCAAGAACCGAGCAAAGAACCCGACACCTAG
- a CDS encoding isoprenylcysteine carboxylmethyltransferase family protein, whose amino-acid sequence MADSLTDHRWKLIRGLRRARVPAGFLFVLISLSVAQPTISSLMWGMSVAAVGLILRAWASGYLRKDRVLVQAGPYALTRNPLYLGSLLIGVGLCLACGSPGLLLWFALFFGVFYYPAMVAEREHLRALFGPAYDRYEQAVPLFLPRLRRGARASAETVASASDVGTPGRASVGMDAPPRFAFSVYWENREYRALVGFLLVCALLLVKAL is encoded by the coding sequence ATGGCAGACTCGCTGACCGATCATCGCTGGAAACTCATTCGAGGATTGCGTCGAGCGCGCGTCCCGGCGGGCTTCCTCTTTGTCCTCATCAGCCTGAGTGTGGCGCAGCCGACGATCTCCTCGTTGATGTGGGGCATGAGTGTGGCCGCGGTGGGATTGATCCTTCGGGCATGGGCGTCGGGCTATCTCAGGAAAGATCGCGTCCTCGTTCAAGCGGGTCCTTACGCCCTCACTCGTAATCCGCTCTACCTCGGATCACTGCTTATTGGGGTTGGACTGTGCCTTGCTTGCGGGAGTCCCGGCCTTCTGCTATGGTTTGCTCTCTTCTTTGGCGTCTTTTACTATCCGGCGATGGTGGCCGAACGCGAACATCTCCGGGCCCTCTTCGGGCCGGCTTATGATCGTTATGAGCAGGCGGTTCCCCTCTTTCTTCCCCGGTTGCGGCGAGGCGCGCGCGCGTCTGCGGAGACAGTGGCTTCCGCTTCTGACGTCGGAACCCCCGGACGGGCGTCTGTGGGAATGGACGCGCCGCCCCGATTCGCCTTCTCGGTCTACTGGGAAAACCGGGAATATCGGGCGCTCGTCGGGTTCCTCCTGGTCTGCGCTCTGTTGCTGGTGAAGGCCCTATGA
- the rfaE2 gene encoding D-glycero-beta-D-manno-heptose 1-phosphate adenylyltransferase: MGREKILPRDELVARVAQARAEGKRIVLANGCFDLIHVGHVRYLQAARALGDLLVVGINSDASVRALKGPGRPILSAAERAEIIAAFACVDFVTIFDEPTADALLHALRPDVHAKGTDYTEDSVPEREVVRSYGGAVAIVGDEKKHSSKELVRRIVERFSSSDTSASGDQR, from the coding sequence ATGGGAAGGGAAAAAATTCTCCCGCGCGATGAACTGGTGGCTCGTGTGGCTCAGGCGCGGGCCGAGGGCAAACGAATCGTGCTGGCCAACGGCTGCTTCGATCTCATTCACGTCGGCCATGTGCGATACCTTCAGGCGGCGCGGGCGCTCGGCGACCTCCTCGTGGTGGGGATTAATTCGGATGCCTCGGTCCGGGCGCTCAAGGGGCCGGGCCGACCGATCCTCTCGGCCGCGGAACGAGCGGAGATCATCGCGGCCTTCGCCTGCGTTGATTTCGTCACCATCTTCGACGAGCCCACGGCCGATGCCCTCCTGCACGCCCTTCGGCCGGATGTTCACGCCAAAGGGACCGACTATACCGAAGATTCCGTTCCCGAACGCGAGGTCGTTCGCTCCTATGGAGGTGCGGTCGCCATCGTCGGTGATGAGAAAAAGCATTCGAGCAAGGAGCTGGTGCGGCGGATCGTGGAGCGGTTCTCGTCGTCTGATACGTCCGCTTCGGGAGATCAACGGTGA
- a CDS encoding alanine--glyoxylate aminotransferase family protein, with protein sequence MNVAEFHPPRRVLLGPGPSLVADRVLRAMSEPLVGHLDPVFLSCMNDVQELLRYVFETRNRLTIPLSGTGSAGMEAAMVNMVEPDEEVIIGIAGYFGERMYEIARRAGARPLRVETEWGRPLDAERIVATLEASRARVVFVVHAETSTGVLQPLEPLAAAIDKREGFLIVDAVTSLGAHSVGVDQHRLAVCYSGSQKALSCPPGLAPITVSDRALEKMRRRRTPVQSWYLDLSLVEKYWGSERTYHHTAPISMNYALREALRMIAEEGLEARWRRHELNARALWAGLEAMGLRLFVPESHRLWTLHTVCVPDGVDEARVRARLLAEFNIEIAGGLGPLKGKIWRIGLMGESSTRANVLLLLGALEHVLRSEGFRCGSGVEAASDVYAGADPST encoded by the coding sequence ATGAACGTCGCTGAATTCCATCCCCCGCGTCGCGTCCTTCTTGGTCCCGGTCCGAGCCTGGTGGCGGATCGCGTCCTTCGTGCGATGAGCGAGCCGCTGGTGGGACATCTCGATCCGGTCTTTCTCTCCTGCATGAACGATGTGCAGGAGCTTTTGCGCTATGTCTTCGAGACGCGCAACCGGCTCACGATTCCCTTGTCGGGGACGGGCAGCGCCGGTATGGAAGCGGCCATGGTCAACATGGTGGAACCCGACGAAGAAGTGATCATCGGCATCGCCGGCTATTTCGGTGAGCGGATGTATGAGATTGCCCGTCGCGCGGGAGCGCGTCCGCTGCGAGTGGAGACGGAATGGGGGCGCCCTCTGGATGCCGAGCGAATCGTGGCGACGCTGGAGGCGTCGCGCGCCCGCGTCGTCTTCGTCGTTCATGCGGAGACATCAACCGGTGTGCTTCAGCCTCTGGAGCCGCTCGCCGCCGCGATTGACAAGCGCGAAGGGTTCCTCATCGTGGATGCCGTCACCAGTTTGGGCGCCCATTCGGTCGGCGTGGATCAGCATCGCCTGGCCGTATGCTACTCGGGCTCGCAGAAGGCCCTCAGTTGTCCGCCGGGACTGGCGCCGATCACCGTGTCCGATCGCGCTCTGGAAAAGATGCGCCGACGCAGGACGCCGGTGCAGAGCTGGTATCTCGATCTTTCGCTCGTGGAGAAGTATTGGGGCAGCGAGCGAACCTATCATCACACGGCTCCCATCTCGATGAACTACGCGCTGCGAGAAGCACTGCGCATGATCGCCGAAGAGGGCCTGGAAGCTCGCTGGCGACGGCATGAGCTGAATGCCCGCGCTCTCTGGGCGGGACTCGAAGCGATGGGGCTTCGACTTTTCGTCCCCGAATCCCACCGGCTCTGGACGCTCCATACCGTCTGTGTCCCGGATGGAGTTGATGAGGCCCGCGTGCGGGCGCGCCTTCTGGCCGAGTTCAATATCGAGATCGCCGGTGGGCTGGGACCGTTGAAAGGGAAAATCTGGCGGATCGGCCTCATGGGCGAAAGCAGCACCCGCGCGAACGTATTGCTTTTGCTCGGCGCTCTGGAACATGTTTTGCGCAGCGAGGGATTCCGCTGCGGCTCCGGCGTGGAGGCCGCCAGCGATGTCTATGCAGGGGCTGATCCCTCCACCTGA
- a CDS encoding trypsin-like peptidase domain-containing protein: MAVIITHLTGGWAGQRQVLDKEAITFGRAADNDVVFHPQDVRASAHHAALFVQGGECILEDLNSTNGIYVNGVKVKRAHLRSGDLVEFGRKGPRLRIEVGPEVEVKTGTGLLQEQEGWAATSSVSSFIQTEAREASSSRLGRTTVQMMIDAALRRSSRRLRWWVMGLSLVALGVLAATSYTFLVRDRSLNPSSSGNDSSFSAVAELNQAAVVLIRNSFTLTNPTTGQTTAAVSEGSGFAVDPSGLVVTNYHIIRPWEVDPKMMSQGVQGRTTSLTVIFADRTPEDALEARLLRGSKETDLAVLQIVTDRPVPVVSGFEPDTAQARQGDEVAIIGFPLGTTLLQTTGQQRATTTLTRSTISKSTPTIIQLDAPVFQGFSGSPIFNRQGKVIGVLTARLGELGEPLDPGARSIGLATPIRFVLDLLQEVK, from the coding sequence ATGGCTGTCATCATCACACATCTCACGGGGGGATGGGCCGGACAGCGTCAGGTTCTCGACAAAGAAGCGATCACCTTCGGTCGCGCCGCCGATAACGATGTCGTCTTTCATCCCCAGGATGTACGAGCGTCGGCTCATCATGCCGCCCTCTTCGTTCAGGGCGGAGAGTGCATCCTCGAAGACCTCAACAGTACCAACGGAATTTACGTCAACGGCGTGAAGGTCAAGCGGGCGCACCTGCGAAGCGGCGATCTCGTCGAGTTCGGGCGCAAAGGGCCGCGCCTGCGCATCGAGGTGGGCCCGGAGGTCGAGGTGAAAACCGGCACCGGTTTGCTTCAGGAGCAGGAGGGATGGGCGGCAACGTCCTCGGTGTCCTCTTTCATTCAGACGGAAGCCCGCGAGGCCAGTTCTTCGCGCCTGGGCCGGACGACCGTGCAGATGATGATTGATGCGGCGCTGCGCCGATCCTCCCGACGACTTCGCTGGTGGGTGATGGGGCTGTCGCTTGTGGCGCTCGGCGTTCTGGCGGCCACCTCCTATACATTCCTCGTGCGGGACCGCTCGTTGAATCCCTCGTCATCCGGTAATGATTCGAGCTTCTCTGCGGTGGCCGAACTCAATCAGGCGGCAGTCGTTCTCATCCGCAACTCCTTCACCCTCACTAATCCGACCACCGGTCAGACGACCGCGGCCGTCAGCGAAGGATCGGGTTTTGCCGTTGATCCTTCGGGTCTGGTGGTAACCAACTATCACATCATCCGTCCCTGGGAAGTTGATCCGAAGATGATGTCGCAGGGGGTTCAGGGAAGGACGACTTCGCTCACGGTCATCTTCGCCGATCGAACCCCTGAGGATGCTCTGGAGGCGCGACTGCTGCGGGGATCGAAGGAGACGGACCTGGCCGTTTTGCAGATCGTCACCGACCGGCCCGTCCCGGTGGTCTCCGGGTTCGAGCCGGACACCGCTCAGGCGCGACAGGGCGACGAGGTCGCCATCATCGGGTTTCCTCTGGGGACGACGCTGCTGCAAACGACCGGTCAACAGCGAGCGACCACGACCCTGACCCGCAGCACCATCAGCAAGAGCACTCCCACGATCATTCAACTGGATGCTCCCGTCTTTCAAGGGTTCAGTGGCAGTCCGATCTTCAACCGCCAGGGAAAAGTCATCGGCGTTCTCACGGCGCGATTGGGCGAACTGGGGGAGCCTCTCGATCCCGGCGCCCGATCCATCGGTCTGGCCACGCCCATTCGATTCGTCCTCGATCTTCTCCAGGAGGTGAAATGA